The Cohnella abietis genome has a segment encoding these proteins:
- the fabZ gene encoding 3-hydroxyacyl-ACP dehydratase FabZ gives MLDIVQIQELIPHRPPFLLIDRILELEPGKRAVGLKNVTMNEPHFVGHFPGYPVMPGVLIVEALAQVGTVAMLALEENKGKLGFFAGIDGFRFRGQVKPGDTLILELEVTRLKGPIGKGRGTARVGDTVVAEGELMFALSDPSKA, from the coding sequence ATGTTGGACATTGTACAAATACAAGAATTAATTCCCCACCGCCCCCCGTTTCTCTTAATCGATCGTATTTTAGAGCTTGAACCAGGTAAACGCGCTGTGGGGCTCAAGAATGTCACTATGAACGAGCCTCACTTCGTAGGGCACTTCCCAGGATATCCAGTGATGCCGGGCGTCCTTATCGTAGAGGCGCTAGCACAGGTAGGCACAGTGGCCATGCTTGCGCTCGAAGAAAACAAAGGTAAGCTTGGTTTTTTTGCGGGCATTGACGGTTTCCGTTTCCGTGGACAGGTTAAGCCTGGTGACACTTTAATATTAGAGCTTGAAGTAACACGTTTGAAAGGCCCAATCGGCAAAGGTCGGGGCACAGCGCGTGTAGGAGATACTGTTGTTGCTGAAGGCGAGCTTATGTTTGCTTTGTCCGATCCATCTAAAGCCTAA
- the pgsA gene encoding CDP-diacylglycerol--glycerol-3-phosphate 3-phosphatidyltransferase — MNVPNMLTMSRFVLIPLFLFFYFNDQTITALSIVLVAGLTDFLDGYIARKSGQVTVTGSMLDPLADKLMMLAVVVALLIKSVLPLSAFLVMAFRELVMIIGSAIYHFRGLKTVPANLFGKVTTILYYVAILLLFLELRGGVTVFWCGIVLSFLTSVIYFMKFKSINQTTT, encoded by the coding sequence ATGAACGTACCTAATATGCTTACAATGTCCCGTTTTGTATTAATCCCCTTATTTTTATTTTTTTATTTCAACGATCAAACGATTACTGCTTTATCCATTGTACTTGTTGCAGGGTTAACCGACTTTCTAGATGGTTACATTGCACGTAAGAGCGGGCAGGTTACGGTTACTGGCAGCATGCTTGATCCACTTGCAGACAAGCTTATGATGCTAGCTGTCGTAGTGGCGCTACTAATCAAGAGTGTCCTTCCCCTATCCGCATTTCTGGTTATGGCTTTTAGGGAATTAGTCATGATCATTGGTTCAGCTATCTATCATTTCCGTGGATTAAAAACCGTGCCTGCAAACCTATTCGGTAAAGTAACAACAATATTGTACTATGTAGCTATACTACTTTTGTTCCTTGAATTGCGTGGAGGAGTAACCGTGTTTTGGTGTGGTATTGTTTTATCCTTCTTGACTTCGGTTATTTATTTCATGAAATTCAAAAGTATAAACCAAACAACTACTTAA
- a CDS encoding DNA-directed RNA polymerase subunit beta: MTATPRSNDQGNRTSSGRIVARVIWMSIKILIIPVLCISALIIGLAVGYVILGDKPLADVFDSSTWKHMYDLVFAEGG, translated from the coding sequence ATGACAGCAACCCCCCGTTCAAATGACCAAGGTAACAGAACCTCCTCTGGAAGGATCGTTGCTCGTGTTATTTGGATGAGTATAAAAATATTAATTATTCCTGTTCTATGTATCTCGGCTTTAATAATTGGATTGGCAGTAGGATACGTCATTCTAGGGGACAAGCCCTTGGCGGACGTATTTGATTCCAGTACATGGAAGCATATGTATGATCTCGTGTTCGCGGAGGGCGGCTGA
- a CDS encoding flagellar hook-basal body protein, with product MNNSMITASVSMGALQQKLDMLADNIANSNTVGYKRKTAVFEDIMTSLNPHIEDFNQPGRRTPLGFTQGWGARLASMQTDMSQGSLLETGNMTDVAIEGNGLFEVRTAGDINGPRAFTRHGPFQLMPDKNGDRILVTNTGQQVVGSTGAGEGFIRVPAGYDLSVAADGTLTAVGQEGTTPINLGRLKLVEVTNSELLQAVSDNMFGIPSNVNATDVVRDIVAGPNGGSGISVHQGFVEQSNVSMADEMTDLMMVQRAYQLSARALTSSEQMMGMANNLRG from the coding sequence GTGAACAACTCCATGATTACTGCGTCCGTATCCATGGGCGCCCTTCAACAAAAGCTGGATATGCTTGCGGACAATATTGCGAATTCTAATACTGTCGGTTACAAACGTAAAACAGCGGTCTTTGAAGATATTATGACAAGCCTTAATCCTCATATTGAGGATTTTAATCAGCCTGGACGTCGTACACCGCTTGGTTTTACCCAAGGCTGGGGAGCAAGATTAGCCTCGATGCAGACGGATATGTCTCAAGGCTCTCTTCTAGAAACAGGCAACATGACCGATGTGGCAATCGAAGGCAATGGATTGTTCGAGGTACGTACAGCCGGGGACATTAATGGACCACGGGCATTTACTCGTCACGGTCCATTCCAGCTGATGCCAGATAAGAATGGCGACCGGATACTCGTTACGAACACAGGACAGCAAGTTGTCGGAAGTACAGGAGCGGGAGAGGGCTTTATCCGCGTTCCAGCTGGCTACGATTTAAGTGTTGCTGCTGATGGGACGTTGACAGCGGTTGGACAAGAAGGTACGACACCAATTAATTTGGGCAGACTGAAGCTAGTAGAGGTTACTAACTCTGAGCTGCTACAGGCTGTCTCTGACAATATGTTCGGTATACCTTCAAATGTTAATGCGACAGATGTAGTGCGTGACATAGTCGCTGGTCCTAATGGTGGGTCCGGTATATCTGTTCATCAAGGCTTCGTGGAGCAATCCAATGTTAGCATGGCGGACGAAATGACTGATTTGATGATGGTACAGCGTGCTTATCAGCTAAGTGCAAGGGCTCTAACATCAAGTGAACAAATGATGGGAATGGCTAATAACTTGCGCGGATAA
- a CDS encoding flagellar hook-basal body protein, with translation MLRGLYSAASAMLAQQRRHDTITNNIANMNTPGFKSSSVVSRSFPDMLIAAQGGSNPSAGTLGKLSTGVFAEENLLQMGQGDLQQTYRSQDLALVSDLLVDGTVFNASGKSVDENGDVTYKPQAFFSVLSPTGEEQYTRDGSFKTAPDGTLLTSDGYEVVGVNGNPITVNVPWEQVGVTANGRLVDANSGLPLQGAPQLRIMRVDNPNLLIREGNGMFRYAGDPAGIEQIADDERVEVRQGYLERSNVDAAQSSIDIMAALRAYEANQKVIQTYDRSLEKAVNEVGRV, from the coding sequence ATGTTAAGAGGTTTATATTCAGCTGCATCGGCGATGCTCGCCCAACAACGACGTCATGATACGATTACGAACAATATCGCCAATATGAATACGCCAGGCTTTAAGAGCAGTAGTGTAGTTTCCCGATCCTTTCCTGATATGCTCATCGCTGCGCAAGGAGGATCAAATCCTTCCGCGGGTACACTTGGCAAGCTAAGTACAGGCGTATTTGCTGAAGAAAATTTGCTGCAGATGGGCCAAGGGGATTTACAACAAACCTATCGGTCCCAGGATTTGGCTCTTGTTTCCGACTTGCTAGTTGATGGTACCGTGTTTAATGCGTCAGGAAAATCTGTTGACGAGAATGGCGATGTAACCTATAAGCCTCAGGCTTTCTTCTCTGTATTATCGCCAACAGGTGAAGAGCAATATACGAGGGACGGGAGCTTTAAGACAGCTCCAGACGGGACGTTATTAACTTCAGACGGCTACGAGGTTGTTGGGGTGAACGGCAATCCGATTACGGTGAACGTTCCTTGGGAACAGGTTGGTGTAACTGCAAACGGCAGACTGGTAGATGCAAACAGCGGGTTACCGCTTCAAGGCGCGCCTCAGCTACGCATCATGCGAGTAGATAATCCTAACCTGCTCATTAGAGAAGGGAATGGGATGTTTCGTTATGCGGGCGACCCGGCGGGTATTGAACAAATAGCTGATGATGAAAGAGTTGAAGTTCGTCAAGGCTATCTGGAACGATCCAATGTGGATGCTGCCCAATCCTCAATTGATATTATGGCTGCTCTTCGCGCATATGAAGCAAATCAGAAAGTCATTCAGACCTATGATCGTAGCTTGGAGAAAGCCGTTAATGAAGTTGGTCGAGTTTAA
- the mreB gene encoding rod shape-determining protein MreB: MFSKDIGIDLGTANVSIHVKGKGVVLDEPSVVAIESDTRRVLAVGEEAHRMVGRTPGNIIAIRPLRDGVIADFEVTDMMLKAFIQRVGGRNWYSRPRILICAPTNITSVEQKAIREAAERSGAKEVFLEEEAKAAAIGAGMDIFQPSGNMVVDIGGGTTDVAVLSMGDVVTASSLKVAGDKFDAAIMRYIKNKYKLLIGERTSEDIKIKIGTVYLGGRREEMDIRGRDMVTGLPLTVTIHSDEVREALWEPVMSIVASAKTVLERTPPELSADIIDRGVILTGGGALLDGLDALLSDEIKVPVLIAEDPMHCVVKGTGIMLEHLDKMTRKIR; the protein is encoded by the coding sequence ATGTTTAGCAAAGACATTGGCATCGATCTAGGTACAGCGAATGTATCTATTCACGTGAAAGGCAAGGGAGTTGTCCTCGACGAGCCATCTGTCGTCGCTATTGAAAGTGACACTCGCAGGGTGCTTGCTGTCGGTGAGGAAGCTCATCGCATGGTCGGGCGTACTCCAGGCAATATTATCGCAATTCGTCCTCTTAGGGACGGTGTTATTGCGGACTTTGAAGTGACGGATATGATGCTTAAGGCATTCATTCAAAGGGTTGGAGGCAGGAACTGGTACAGTCGTCCACGTATTCTGATCTGCGCTCCTACGAACATAACATCTGTGGAACAGAAAGCAATCCGTGAAGCAGCCGAACGAAGCGGAGCCAAAGAAGTATTTCTTGAGGAAGAGGCTAAGGCGGCTGCAATCGGCGCGGGAATGGATATTTTCCAGCCAAGCGGGAATATGGTAGTAGATATAGGCGGAGGTACGACGGATGTTGCTGTTCTTTCTATGGGCGACGTCGTAACCGCCTCTTCTCTTAAGGTTGCAGGGGACAAGTTCGATGCTGCAATTATGAGATACATAAAAAATAAATATAAGCTGTTAATCGGTGAACGAACGAGCGAGGATATCAAAATAAAGATTGGAACCGTATACCTCGGCGGTCGTAGAGAAGAGATGGATATTCGCGGTAGAGACATGGTTACCGGCCTACCACTAACGGTAACTATTCACTCTGATGAAGTACGCGAAGCTTTGTGGGAGCCTGTCATGTCCATAGTAGCGTCAGCTAAAACTGTATTGGAGCGTACACCACCAGAATTGTCTGCGGATATTATCGACCGTGGAGTTATTCTTACTGGTGGTGGCGCGCTTCTGGATGGACTGGATGCTTTGCTTTCAGATGAGATTAAAGTGCCTGTGCTAATCGCTGAGGATCCTATGCATTGCGTCGTTAAAGGAACAGGAATCATGCTTGAACATCTCGACAAAATGACTCGCAAGATTAGATAA
- the spoIIID gene encoding sporulation transcriptional regulator SpoIIID, translating to MHDYIKERTIKIGRSIVETRNTVRTIAKEFGVSKSTVHKDLTERLPEINPDLADQVKHILEYHKSIRHLRGGEATKIKYKKTTIKKREVMTVGKA from the coding sequence GTGCACGATTACATTAAGGAACGCACGATCAAGATTGGCCGAAGCATTGTGGAGACGCGCAATACGGTGCGTACGATAGCCAAAGAATTCGGCGTCTCCAAAAGCACGGTGCATAAAGACCTGACTGAGCGTCTACCGGAAATAAATCCGGACTTAGCAGACCAGGTTAAGCACATTCTTGAATATCATAAGTCAATCCGGCACCTAAGGGGGGGAGAAGCGACCAAAATCAAGTATAAGAAGACAACGATTAAAAAACGGGAAGTTATGACAGTGGGTAAGGCATAA
- a CDS encoding M23 family metallopeptidase: MNDGNNKTPRKIEESHKSVAGSSPAVRPTGWKKFLSKRWVFPAAYMAAAAIIVTILWLNSGTGQKDPQQAVPGLTGVESETAVNGKTSPEASAVIANGEAVRWPVDKIEDMTPIVPFYDETASLEQREAATVEFENTFKPHMATDLARKDSKSFDVLAALSGKVKVASQTPTNGYEVQIEHSNGLVTVYQSLTDLKVQVGDEVKQGAKIATAGQSELEPQEGVHVHFEILKNGTSVNPAGLIKSAK; this comes from the coding sequence ATGAATGATGGAAACAACAAAACACCAAGAAAAATCGAAGAGTCTCACAAGTCAGTTGCGGGATCGTCTCCCGCTGTCAGGCCTACCGGATGGAAAAAGTTTCTTTCCAAGCGCTGGGTATTCCCTGCAGCTTACATGGCCGCGGCAGCAATTATCGTAACGATTCTCTGGCTGAATTCGGGAACGGGTCAGAAAGATCCGCAGCAAGCCGTTCCTGGTCTGACGGGTGTCGAAAGCGAAACAGCAGTAAACGGGAAAACATCCCCGGAAGCCTCTGCAGTAATTGCTAACGGAGAAGCTGTTCGTTGGCCGGTAGACAAGATTGAGGATATGACTCCAATCGTGCCGTTCTATGATGAAACGGCGTCCTTGGAACAGCGTGAAGCTGCTACTGTCGAGTTCGAGAACACGTTCAAACCGCACATGGCTACCGACTTGGCTCGTAAAGATTCAAAATCGTTCGATGTACTAGCTGCTTTAAGCGGTAAAGTGAAGGTTGCCAGCCAAACGCCTACAAATGGGTATGAAGTGCAGATTGAGCACTCGAACGGTTTGGTTACTGTCTACCAAAGCTTAACTGACTTGAAGGTCCAGGTTGGTGACGAGGTTAAGCAAGGCGCTAAAATCGCAACTGCTGGACAAAGTGAGTTAGAGCCACAAGAAGGCGTACATGTACACTTCGAGATTCTTAAAAATGGGACATCAGTTAATCCTGCTGGGCTGATTAAATCGGCGAAGTAA
- the spoIID gene encoding stage II sporulation protein D yields the protein MKQRRKGGEWPASRNRLIADRKGNVIKAAKETGGLNLWYPFTFGVIAACLIWLIVHGGSLGNDSIEPTSIGHKQFNQLYQFDGNVDMTNEGNALKTMQGGSSTNIIEPLIETDGDSSNSALNSDIVNNQQPTVRVYLTRSGTIEKVPLEVYVKGVVAAEMPLDFQPAALEAQALAARTYIIRRLWLNDRSGVTVKEADVMDTEVNQVYRSLSEMEQLRIDNEVGWQKVDKAVSRTAGQVIVYEDQPIEALFFSTSNGYTENSEEVFAAARPYLRSVASPWDKEGSPRAQETVEISLKDFYDKLDLKSITASSSLSAKKSIRIIEWTKGRRVKQMLVGNKKFTGEEIRHRLGLRSAAFDMDISKGKIILTTYGSGHGVGMSQWGAEEMAKSGKTARQIVEHYYSGIRLEEVSKLVKSSE from the coding sequence ATGAAGCAGAGACGGAAGGGCGGCGAATGGCCAGCTTCGCGAAACAGATTGATAGCTGATAGGAAAGGAAATGTTATTAAGGCCGCCAAGGAGACAGGTGGGTTAAACCTTTGGTATCCATTCACCTTTGGAGTCATTGCAGCGTGTCTTATATGGCTTATAGTCCATGGTGGAAGCTTGGGCAATGATTCGATAGAGCCGACAAGCATTGGTCATAAACAATTTAATCAGCTCTATCAGTTTGATGGGAATGTGGATATGACGAACGAGGGGAACGCATTAAAGACGATGCAAGGGGGCTCTTCGACAAACATAATTGAACCATTGATAGAAACTGATGGAGATAGCTCTAACAGCGCTTTGAATTCCGACATAGTAAATAATCAACAACCTACCGTTCGAGTGTATCTCACTAGATCTGGTACGATCGAGAAGGTGCCCCTTGAGGTATATGTTAAGGGTGTTGTAGCTGCGGAGATGCCATTGGACTTCCAACCTGCGGCACTTGAGGCTCAGGCGTTAGCAGCCAGGACGTATATCATTAGGCGATTATGGCTGAATGATAGATCGGGTGTCACTGTCAAGGAAGCTGATGTAATGGATACAGAAGTAAATCAAGTATATCGATCACTCTCCGAAATGGAGCAGCTGCGGATTGATAATGAGGTAGGCTGGCAGAAGGTGGACAAGGCAGTCTCTAGAACAGCAGGCCAAGTTATCGTTTATGAGGATCAGCCGATAGAGGCACTATTTTTCTCCACTAGTAACGGCTATACCGAAAACTCCGAAGAAGTATTTGCAGCTGCGCGTCCCTATCTACGTTCTGTTGCAAGCCCATGGGATAAAGAGGGCTCTCCTAGAGCTCAAGAAACGGTAGAGATAAGCTTAAAGGACTTTTATGATAAATTGGACTTGAAATCTATTACGGCCAGCTCAAGCCTATCGGCAAAGAAGTCTATCCGCATTATAGAATGGACGAAAGGGCGAAGAGTGAAGCAAATGTTAGTAGGAAACAAGAAGTTCACAGGGGAAGAAATACGTCATAGATTAGGGTTGAGGTCAGCTGCATTTGATATGGACATCAGTAAAGGAAAGATTATACTTACCACTTATGGAAGTGGGCACGGTGTGGGAATGAGCCAATGGGGTGCGGAAGAAATGGCTAAAAGTGGGAAAACAGCTCGTCAAATTGTTGAACACTACTATTCTGGAATACGCCTGGAGGAAGTTTCGAAGCTTGTGAAAAGCTCTGAATAA
- the murA gene encoding UDP-N-acetylglucosamine 1-carboxyvinyltransferase has product MSKIIVRGGRTLSGTVRVHGAKNSVLPILAAALLAEEGSSVIHDVPALDDVKNILQVLAALGVYAQQSDGSVRLQAETLTSCEAPYELVRKMRASFLVMGPLLARLGKVRISLPGGCAIGTRPIDQHLKGFEAMGAEIGFGQGTIEASVVGKLRGARIYLDIASVGATENIMMAATTATGTTIIENAAKEPEIVDLANFLNAMGAKVRGAGTGIIRIEGVEQLRGVEHHVIPDRVEAGTYMIAAAITGGDVYVEGAIRDHLGPIVAKLEEMGVVVDCDENGIRVKAIQPLRAVDVKTLPYPGFPTDMQAQMMTLLLVAEGTSIVTETVFENRFMHVEELIKMGAEIKVDGRTAIVTGGTKLSGASVCATDLRAGAALICAALVADGSTEVSGIHHIERGYMNIVNKLVALGADVYRAPSPEDVLEESEKASLQPENLLKQMEQRAAATSEVVIPRNIQPTLA; this is encoded by the coding sequence ATGAGCAAAATCATCGTCCGCGGCGGACGTACCCTATCGGGAACAGTTCGCGTGCATGGCGCTAAAAATTCTGTCCTTCCGATCCTCGCCGCTGCTTTGTTAGCGGAAGAAGGATCCAGTGTCATTCATGATGTTCCAGCTCTGGATGATGTTAAGAACATACTGCAAGTGCTCGCGGCTTTGGGGGTTTACGCGCAGCAAAGTGACGGAAGTGTCCGGTTACAAGCTGAAACGCTAACTTCATGCGAAGCACCTTATGAGTTGGTAAGGAAGATGCGGGCATCGTTCTTGGTAATGGGACCGTTGTTGGCTCGTCTTGGCAAGGTTAGAATTTCTCTTCCAGGCGGCTGTGCAATTGGAACACGTCCTATTGACCAGCATTTAAAAGGGTTTGAAGCAATGGGAGCGGAGATTGGATTCGGTCAAGGCACCATTGAAGCAAGCGTAGTGGGTAAGCTACGTGGGGCAAGAATTTATTTGGACATTGCAAGTGTTGGCGCAACTGAGAATATTATGATGGCAGCTACAACTGCAACAGGTACAACAATAATTGAAAATGCAGCTAAAGAACCGGAAATCGTTGATCTTGCTAATTTCCTTAATGCAATGGGAGCCAAAGTCCGCGGTGCGGGGACTGGTATCATTCGCATCGAGGGTGTAGAGCAGCTGCGGGGTGTAGAGCATCATGTTATCCCCGACCGGGTTGAAGCGGGAACCTATATGATTGCGGCAGCCATTACTGGCGGAGATGTGTATGTCGAAGGAGCTATTCGTGACCATCTTGGGCCAATCGTTGCCAAGCTGGAGGAGATGGGTGTTGTCGTTGATTGTGACGAGAACGGCATTCGCGTAAAAGCTATTCAACCTCTTCGTGCTGTAGATGTCAAAACATTACCGTATCCTGGATTTCCTACAGATATGCAGGCTCAGATGATGACTCTTCTGCTCGTTGCTGAAGGAACAAGCATTGTTACCGAAACAGTGTTTGAGAATCGTTTCATGCATGTTGAAGAATTAATAAAAATGGGCGCTGAGATCAAGGTGGATGGACGAACGGCCATCGTGACTGGCGGAACCAAGCTATCTGGAGCTAGCGTATGTGCCACTGATTTAAGAGCAGGAGCTGCACTCATATGCGCCGCCTTAGTTGCGGATGGAAGTACGGAAGTGAGTGGCATTCATCACATTGAACGTGGTTACATGAACATTGTGAATAAGCTGGTCGCTCTTGGTGCGGATGTCTACCGTGCACCTTCACCAGAAGATGTACTGGAGGAATCTGAGAAAGCTTCCTTACAGCCAGAAAATCTCTTGAAGCAGATGGAACAACGCGCAGCAGCAACTTCGGAGGTTGTTATTCCTCGCAATATTCAGCCGACTCTTGCTTGA
- a CDS encoding DUF1146 domain-containing protein yields the protein MGDDTGLFALTGWNGLFSIFVTLGCVVVAWIVLQEVNFDKILRQPRSPRARLLQLIIAIVLGHLTARFVLDYWTWVGMLKWLFSNG from the coding sequence TTGGGTGACGACACGGGGTTGTTTGCTTTAACTGGATGGAATGGTTTGTTTTCGATTTTCGTTACGTTAGGTTGTGTAGTGGTCGCTTGGATTGTATTGCAAGAGGTCAATTTTGATAAAATATTACGACAGCCAAGAAGCCCGAGAGCTCGGCTACTTCAGTTAATTATAGCGATTGTTCTTGGACATTTAACCGCACGTTTCGTTCTAGATTACTGGACTTGGGTCGGTATGTTAAAATGGTTATTCAGTAACGGGTGA
- a CDS encoding S8 family serine peptidase, producing the protein MVKISYTKALSTVLCAATVLLASLGTPATELIKPNVPITSEVRLALYTQAIEPAPTSLSALIGPPAPEFLKEIGIPEAWAMINSDVLSTIAIIDTGVDYTNPELKPYLLEGKNLINGNKSAQDDNGHGTAVAGVIAAVAKAGEASPSQGRWKGKILPIKALDQFGLGDEDKLTKGIRYAVDQDADIIVLSLGLRRDAPSLRDAVAYAENKGVLLIAASGNDAAVFGNRAAVQYPAAYPTVLAVAGSEGTKPTPQSTSGSENDVSASWRIQTIAIGGRIIEMEGTSMGAPQVAATAALVKAIHTEWSPVEVREVIRRTALNKGVKSWNINIGYGFLSANKAVQADSTIDWRGPNDSRGKASTFPLGKEIIGDWGTPSGKYWYVVEAPYDGVFSISGNPSRLSLYSADKIIEPKSGPIITKGVIKQWEVKKGRYWLLAQPPEEGIGDTGSYRLVSQFVMSPDSKEPNDSAASAFTLPPRSQQWTGNFHKRGDVDWVSVTLPKPGILKLKVSTDTTRIDPELWVQAAGGTATIIDEHGDGGTEQWVLKQAKAGKYYFRISNAVSANPEPVIGTYTVNMEYITEKEDLFEPNDSPLTATPLLPDKAYNALINTDKDQDWYRIVLTKKQIVRLSIDPIPKDMAINVELRNKKLQTLDKWNNKEGQKTLLGEKVLLPGTYYVKVTGAPYDRNHFYGLKVKLLEV; encoded by the coding sequence GTGGTTAAAATAAGTTATACCAAAGCTTTATCGACTGTATTGTGTGCAGCTACTGTGCTGCTAGCCTCTTTAGGAACGCCGGCAACTGAGTTGATAAAGCCGAATGTACCTATTACTTCTGAGGTGAGGCTTGCGCTCTATACCCAAGCTATAGAACCAGCACCAACAAGTCTGTCTGCTCTAATTGGCCCACCTGCTCCTGAATTTCTTAAGGAAATTGGTATTCCAGAAGCTTGGGCGATGATAAACAGTGATGTATTGTCTACGATTGCGATTATAGATACGGGTGTAGATTATACTAATCCGGAATTAAAACCATATTTGCTTGAAGGTAAAAATCTGATTAACGGGAATAAATCGGCGCAGGACGATAATGGTCATGGGACTGCAGTAGCAGGTGTTATAGCAGCTGTGGCGAAAGCAGGAGAAGCCTCACCCAGCCAAGGTCGCTGGAAAGGGAAAATTTTACCGATTAAAGCGTTGGATCAATTTGGGTTAGGCGATGAAGACAAGCTAACTAAAGGAATCCGTTATGCCGTGGATCAGGATGCTGACATTATCGTGTTATCGCTAGGATTAAGACGTGATGCTCCCAGCTTACGAGATGCTGTAGCTTATGCTGAGAATAAAGGGGTTCTGCTTATCGCTGCTAGTGGTAACGATGCAGCGGTGTTTGGTAATAGAGCCGCGGTCCAATACCCGGCTGCCTATCCAACTGTGCTAGCTGTTGCAGGGTCTGAAGGCACCAAGCCAACTCCTCAATCCACATCAGGCTCAGAAAATGACGTTAGTGCTTCATGGAGGATACAAACGATAGCTATAGGTGGCAGGATTATTGAAATGGAGGGCACCTCAATGGGGGCGCCTCAGGTAGCTGCTACTGCAGCTTTAGTAAAAGCTATACATACGGAATGGAGTCCTGTTGAGGTACGGGAGGTCATTAGGCGAACCGCTCTAAACAAGGGTGTGAAATCCTGGAACATAAATATAGGTTATGGCTTTCTGTCAGCGAACAAAGCTGTTCAAGCTGATTCTACAATTGATTGGCGTGGACCCAACGATAGTCGTGGTAAGGCAAGTACGTTTCCTCTAGGTAAAGAGATTATAGGGGATTGGGGAACACCAAGTGGTAAGTATTGGTACGTCGTCGAGGCTCCGTATGATGGTGTTTTTAGTATATCGGGCAACCCATCCAGACTATCTCTATATAGCGCAGACAAAATAATTGAACCGAAATCAGGTCCGATTATTACTAAAGGTGTTATTAAGCAATGGGAAGTAAAGAAGGGGCGTTACTGGTTGCTAGCCCAACCTCCTGAAGAAGGAATAGGGGACACAGGTAGTTATCGACTGGTTTCACAGTTTGTTATGAGCCCTGATTCTAAGGAGCCGAACGATAGCGCTGCATCTGCATTTACGCTACCTCCCCGGAGCCAGCAATGGACGGGAAACTTTCACAAACGTGGTGATGTGGATTGGGTGTCGGTTACGCTACCTAAACCAGGAATTCTTAAATTGAAGGTTTCAACTGATACGACTAGAATCGATCCTGAGCTGTGGGTGCAAGCGGCGGGTGGTACGGCGACAATCATTGATGAGCATGGTGATGGCGGAACTGAGCAGTGGGTTCTGAAGCAAGCGAAGGCCGGTAAATATTATTTTAGAATTTCCAATGCGGTATCCGCGAACCCTGAGCCAGTAATCGGGACATATACCGTCAATATGGAATATATTACCGAAAAGGAAGATCTGTTCGAGCCTAATGATAGTCCGTTAACGGCAACTCCGCTTTTGCCCGATAAAGCTTATAACGCATTAATAAATACGGATAAAGATCAGGACTGGTACCGGATTGTTCTCACCAAGAAACAGATTGTAAGGCTTTCGATTGATCCAATACCTAAAGACATGGCAATAAACGTTGAATTGCGTAATAAAAAGCTGCAAACCCTAGACAAATGGAACAATAAAGAAGGACAGAAAACACTACTGGGTGAAAAAGTGTTGTTGCCAGGTACGTATTATGTGAAAGTAACGGGCGCTCCGTACGACCGAAATCATTTTTACGGGCTCAAAGTTAAGCTGTTGGAAGTGTAA